The Chitinophagales bacterium genome has a segment encoding these proteins:
- a CDS encoding IS110 family transposase, with product MSKVIGIDISKQTFDVALLDSKTSKWQHHVLENNKLGFKKLCKFISEQSHVVMEASGSYYLQLALYLEMNNIKVSVVNPLVIRRYSQMKLQRAKTDKKDAQTIAMYGIEQNPELWQSQDKEVMELKQLYSTIELLSKQVSQTQHQLEAHTSSGILSSSLKQELNQHIKTLKRRKEKLETRFRLLSEQTYGDTLERLATIPGIGKKTAVMLTVITNNFKKFDNYRQLIAYVGLSPRKYESGTSVRGRGHICKMGQSQIRKLLYMCSWSAKKLNKACIAMYERLIAKGKAERVVKIAIANKLLKQAFAIAKNKEVYNENFMQKVCF from the coding sequence ATGAGTAAAGTTATAGGAATTGACATTAGTAAACAAACATTTGATGTAGCATTATTAGACAGCAAAACTAGTAAATGGCAACATCATGTATTAGAAAACAACAAACTTGGATTTAAAAAGTTATGTAAGTTTATTTCAGAACAGAGTCATGTTGTAATGGAAGCAAGTGGCAGTTATTATCTACAATTAGCTTTGTATTTAGAAATGAATAATATAAAAGTAAGTGTAGTAAATCCTTTGGTTATAAGAAGATACAGTCAAATGAAACTTCAAAGAGCAAAGACAGATAAGAAAGACGCACAAACCATAGCAATGTATGGTATAGAACAAAATCCAGAGTTATGGCAATCTCAAGATAAAGAAGTAATGGAGTTAAAACAACTATATTCCACAATAGAGTTATTAAGTAAACAAGTAAGTCAGACACAACATCAGTTAGAAGCACATACGAGCAGTGGTATACTAAGTTCATCATTAAAGCAAGAACTAAATCAACATATAAAAACCCTAAAAAGAAGAAAAGAAAAATTAGAAACAAGATTTAGATTATTATCAGAACAAACATACGGAGACACTCTAGAGCGTTTAGCAACAATACCAGGTATAGGTAAAAAAACAGCCGTCATGTTAACTGTAATTACCAATAATTTTAAAAAATTTGATAATTATAGACAGTTAATTGCATATGTAGGACTAAGTCCGAGAAAGTATGAATCAGGAACAAGTGTGCGAGGCAGAGGACATATTTGTAAAATGGGACAATCGCAAATAAGGAAGTTATTGTATATGTGTAGTTGGTCAGCCAAGAAACTAAATAAAGCATGTATAGCAATGTATGAAAGATTAATTGCCAAAGGCAAAGCAGAAAGAGTAGTAAAAATAGCAATAGCTAATAAGTTATTAAAACAAGCCTTTGCAATAGCAAAAAATAAAGAAGTATATAATGAAAATTTTATGCAAAAAGTTTGTTTTTAA
- the asnB gene encoding asparagine synthase (glutamine-hydrolyzing), with protein MCGIAGYFSNQSKNISDTVLETVAQTLHRRGPDFQKVQRNNNGALIHARLSIIDTSSNANQPFTDASGRYTIVFNGEIFNFHQLKEQLKDKNIHYTSTSDTEVLLYYYIYYGKECLNQLNGFFAFAIYDNIEQELFVAVDRYSIKPLYYTFIDNVFYFGSELKALMAFPIPRNMNWSALSLYFQLNYIPDQQSVFDNIYKLTPGHCLTIKSNTIKKEQWYQIDVATATKKYHHLSYEQQQQSFYNLLEDAVRLRLMADVPLGAFLSGGIDSSVMVALAKNHTQHLNTFSIGFKDSSFFDETEYANLVANHFKTNHTVFKLSNDDLLESLYDVLDYTDEPFADSSALLVNLLSKYTRQHVTVALSGDGGDELFAGYNKHYGEWQMRNGGWKSQAVYRLKNLWQLLPKSRSGGFTNKIRQLERFADGMDLSKQDRYWQWCCFNSIEAVNELLKGKTDTVLKSVLDTKQQFTKFISNDGTLNDNLLADVNLVLPYDMLVKVDRMSMRNSLEVRSPFLDYRVVEFAFGIPVESKINQQMKKKIVQDSFRSILPKELYNRPKSGFEVPLLQWFRTDLKDYIFNEVLNDGFIIEQNIFDINIIKQYKQQLLSNNPADVHAKIWALIVFQNFYKKYVL; from the coding sequence ATGTGTGGCATTGCTGGATACTTTTCTAATCAATCTAAAAATATTAGTGATACTGTATTAGAAACAGTAGCACAAACTTTGCATAGAAGAGGTCCAGACTTTCAAAAAGTACAACGAAACAATAATGGTGCATTAATTCATGCACGATTATCTATTATCGATACTTCTTCTAATGCCAATCAACCTTTTACAGATGCAAGTGGAAGATATACCATTGTTTTTAATGGAGAAATTTTTAATTTCCATCAACTAAAAGAACAATTAAAAGATAAAAATATTCACTACACTTCAACTTCCGATACTGAAGTATTATTGTACTACTATATTTATTATGGAAAAGAGTGTTTAAATCAACTCAACGGATTTTTTGCTTTTGCTATTTACGATAATATAGAACAGGAATTGTTTGTAGCAGTAGATAGATATAGTATTAAACCATTATACTATACTTTTATAGATAATGTCTTTTACTTTGGTTCTGAGTTAAAAGCGTTAATGGCTTTCCCAATTCCAAGAAATATGAATTGGTCGGCACTAAGTTTATATTTTCAACTGAACTATATTCCAGATCAACAATCTGTATTTGATAATATATATAAATTAACACCAGGCCATTGCTTGACGATTAAAAGCAATACCATTAAGAAAGAACAATGGTATCAAATAGATGTAGCAACTGCTACCAAAAAATATCATCATTTAAGCTATGAACAACAGCAACAATCATTTTACAATTTATTAGAAGATGCTGTTCGATTGCGATTAATGGCTGATGTTCCATTAGGTGCTTTTTTAAGTGGAGGAATTGATTCTTCTGTAATGGTAGCACTAGCAAAAAATCACACACAACATTTAAATACTTTTTCTATTGGATTTAAAGACAGCAGTTTTTTTGATGAAACAGAATATGCCAATTTGGTTGCGAATCACTTCAAAACCAATCATACTGTTTTTAAATTGAGTAACGATGATTTACTAGAAAGCTTATATGATGTTTTAGATTATACTGATGAACCTTTTGCCGATTCTTCTGCTTTATTGGTTAACTTACTATCAAAATATACTAGACAACATGTTACCGTTGCTCTTTCTGGCGATGGTGGCGACGAATTATTTGCTGGATATAATAAACACTATGGCGAATGGCAAATGCGAAATGGTGGTTGGAAAAGTCAGGCAGTATATCGTCTTAAAAACTTGTGGCAGCTACTACCAAAATCAAGAAGCGGTGGCTTTACTAATAAAATTCGTCAACTAGAAAGATTTGCTGATGGTATGGATTTATCAAAGCAAGATAGATATTGGCAATGGTGTTGTTTTAATTCCATAGAAGCAGTAAACGAATTGCTAAAAGGCAAAACTGATACCGTACTAAAATCAGTATTAGATACCAAGCAACAGTTTACCAAATTTATTAGCAACGATGGCACACTCAACGATAATTTACTAGCAGATGTGAACTTGGTTTTACCTTACGATATGTTGGTAAAAGTAGATAGAATGAGTATGCGTAACAGCTTAGAAGTAAGAAGTCCGTTTTTAGATTATAGAGTAGTAGAATTTGCTTTTGGTATTCCAGTAGAAAGCAAAATCAATCAACAAATGAAAAAGAAAATTGTACAAGATTCGTTTCGTAGTATTTTGCCTAAAGAATTATACAACAGACCAAAGAGTGGTTTTGAAGTACCATTATTACAGTGGTTTAGAACAGATTTGAAAGATTATATTTTTAATGAAGTGTTGAATGATGGTTTTATAATAGAACAAAATATATTTGATATTAACATCATTAAACAATATAAACAACAATTACTATCTAATAATCCAGCAGATGTACATGCAAAAATCTGGGCATTAATTGTATTTCAAAATTTCTATAAAAAGTATGTTTTATGA
- a CDS encoding glycosyltransferase family 4 protein, which produces MALKIGVVANTAFNIYNYRLGLMRFLKAQGHTVYAIAPTDDYTTLIEQQGFECIAVKHLSRKGTNPINDIRLLFELKSIYKKLQLDVVLQYTIKPNIYGTLASKLSNTKAICTITGLGYTFLNKGLAASVAKKLYQVALQYAHKVVFQNTTDKELFIQLNLVDKNKTAIVNGSGIDTDFFNPDYCSSIEKKNNQFAFLMVARLLKDKGIYEYIAAAKFIQQKYKQAIFYLIGDIDEDNPSSITEVELNEWINNKTISYLGYQKDIRPYYCMADVVVLPSYREGMPRVVLEALAMQIPVITTNAPGCNDAIDDTCGIKVDVKDIESLQNAMKKMLQLDETKLMQMRISSRQRAINVYSEKIICEFYQSVL; this is translated from the coding sequence ATGGCGTTAAAAATTGGTGTAGTAGCAAACACAGCTTTTAATATTTACAATTACAGATTGGGTTTAATGCGTTTTTTAAAAGCACAAGGTCATACTGTTTATGCCATTGCTCCAACTGATGATTATACGACATTAATAGAACAACAAGGTTTTGAGTGTATTGCTGTTAAACATTTAAGCAGAAAAGGAACTAATCCAATTAATGACATTCGTTTACTATTCGAGTTAAAATCAATCTATAAAAAATTGCAATTAGATGTAGTTTTACAATATACTATAAAACCAAATATTTATGGTACGCTGGCAAGCAAGTTATCTAATACCAAAGCTATTTGTACTATAACTGGCTTAGGATATACTTTTTTAAATAAAGGATTGGCTGCTTCGGTTGCTAAAAAATTATATCAAGTGGCCTTACAATATGCTCATAAAGTCGTTTTTCAAAATACAACAGACAAAGAATTATTTATTCAACTCAACTTAGTAGATAAAAACAAAACAGCTATTGTAAATGGTTCTGGAATTGATACCGATTTTTTTAATCCAGATTATTGCTCTTCAATAGAAAAAAAGAACAATCAGTTTGCTTTTTTAATGGTTGCCAGATTATTGAAAGACAAAGGCATTTACGAATATATTGCAGCAGCTAAATTCATTCAGCAAAAATACAAGCAAGCTATTTTTTATTTGATTGGTGATATAGACGAAGACAATCCATCGAGTATAACTGAAGTTGAATTAAATGAATGGATTAATAATAAAACGATTTCGTATTTAGGTTATCAAAAAGACATCAGACCATATTATTGTATGGCAGATGTTGTGGTATTGCCATCGTATAGAGAAGGAATGCCAAGAGTAGTTTTAGAAGCATTGGCAATGCAAATTCCAGTCATAACTACCAATGCTCCAGGTTGTAATGATGCCATTGACGACACTTGTGGCATAAAAGTTGATGTAAAAGACATAGAATCGCTACAAAATGCTATGAAAAAAATGTTACAACTAGATGAAACTAAATTAATGCAAATGCGTATAAGCTCAAGGCAAAGAGCGATTAATGTATATTCAGAAAAAATTATATGTGAATTTTATCAGTCGGTGCTTTAA
- a CDS encoding undecaprenyl/decaprenyl-phosphate alpha-N-acetylglucosaminyl 1-phosphate transferase, translated as MFCATLTAFVLTYMFIPSIIKVAEIKHLFDTPDERKSHQEVIPTLGGIGIFSGFLISFCLFAHFGPGNNIQYVVAALCFMFMLGAKDDIVELVPYKKFIGQIFAAAIIVFVGNIRITSMYGLFDISMIDYIPSVILSMLTIIFIINAFNLIDGINLLAGGVGIIVSVAFGVWFHFYGFIEYAVLCAAMAGAVLAFLKYNYTPAKIFMGDSGSLSLGLLSAVLAIQFIEHNEVVLKSASSVGMPMVSSPAMAIAVLIIPVFDTLRVFTLRLINKKSPFSADRNHVHHRLIDLGLTHIQASYILFAVNIFFIAVAYYLQPIGNLYLLIVLFVLAMLLMTVLNLLYAKKAGMFSNPNKKFSFRSFF; from the coding sequence ATGTTTTGTGCTACACTTACTGCGTTTGTGTTAACTTATATGTTTATTCCATCTATAATAAAAGTAGCAGAAATAAAACATCTGTTTGATACACCTGACGAAAGAAAATCACATCAAGAAGTAATTCCTACATTAGGTGGTATTGGTATTTTTAGTGGATTTTTAATTTCCTTTTGTTTGTTTGCACATTTTGGTCCAGGAAACAACATACAGTATGTAGTTGCTGCCTTGTGTTTTATGTTTATGCTAGGAGCAAAAGACGATATTGTAGAACTCGTTCCATATAAAAAATTTATAGGTCAGATTTTTGCAGCAGCCATTATTGTTTTTGTAGGCAATATTCGTATTACAAGTATGTATGGTTTGTTTGATATTTCAATGATAGATTATATTCCAAGCGTGATTTTATCAATGCTTACAATTATATTTATTATTAATGCATTTAATCTAATAGATGGTATAAACTTACTAGCTGGTGGTGTTGGCATTATTGTTTCGGTGGCTTTTGGTGTTTGGTTTCATTTTTATGGATTTATAGAATATGCTGTTTTGTGTGCAGCAATGGCTGGTGCTGTTTTAGCTTTCTTAAAGTATAACTATACGCCTGCCAAAATTTTTATGGGCGATTCTGGTAGTTTGTCACTAGGATTATTATCGGCTGTACTAGCAATACAATTTATAGAGCATAATGAAGTAGTACTTAAAAGTGCAAGTAGTGTTGGTATGCCAATGGTGTCGTCTCCAGCAATGGCAATAGCAGTATTAATTATTCCAGTATTCGATACGCTAAGAGTATTTACATTGCGATTAATCAATAAGAAATCGCCATTTAGTGCAGATAGAAATCATGTACATCACAGGTTAATAGATTTAGGATTAACACATATACAAGCATCATATATTTTATTTGCTGTTAATATATTTTTTATAGCAGTAGCTTACTATTTACAACCAATAGGCAACTTGTACTTATTAATAGTGTTATTTGTTTTAGCCATGTTACTAATGACCGTTTTAAACTTACTATATGCTAAAAAAGCAGGCATGTTTAGCAATCCTAATAAAAAATTTAGTTTTAGAAGTTTCTTTTAA